In Camelina sativa cultivar DH55 chromosome 13, Cs, whole genome shotgun sequence, the genomic window ttttaaaattcGATATACAGTCTTAGAGAGATTGTAACAAGTTGAAATTCTATATATGCTTAAATGTCTCGTTGTGGTTAATGGGATAATAACAAGTAGGTAGTAGGGAGTGGAGCATCCATTGTCAGTCATTCCCAGTCCTATACGACATGTCTGTTCATTATCATTTTACATATCCGATACTTTTGATTATTGACCGTAtgtatcttatatatatgtttctccatataaaaaaacatatatattgcaACCTTTACGTATTTAAGGTTTTCTCAACATTGATAACTGTATATACAagatacagtatatatatacccAACCTCATATCCAATCCATAAAAAATTAGGTATATCCGATCCACCAATTTACTTCGATTGGTTGTGATCATATATAGTAACAAACGAGCTGTAAATGTCTCATGACCCTTTTCTaattaattcttatttttttccccCCTCAATTCCAGCCTGTGAAGAATTTACGACGGTGTTTCTCGTCCTTATATTATAACATCGTGATGTaaaatttgtgacaaaaaaattgCGAAAATATGGTACTAAAATTTGTCGAACTAATCAATGCCTGTCTACTGGTTATCATTATGGGAGAGATTAGGGTTCGTGTTCTTATATTATGGTCACTATAGACGTTTTAATTAATGACAACATTATTATCTGGTTTTCACATCTTTCGGAGGTTTATTAGTCTAGAAACTTTATaagaccaaagaaaaataaagtatcatttatatttctttcttttttttactttctaaacAGAATAACACCAATCcatttgcaaaaaaatattaaattcagtAATAAAAGCAGTGGTCAAGTAGTCAGTacgttttaacaaaaaaaaaaagaagaaaaaagtagtcAGTACGTACAACAGCAACAGATAATAGTCTTGATTGGTTGTGAATTCAGACTTTTGTTTCATCACCTTAATTTTGTCTTCAAATTCACTTTATTACACACATTTATCATTTCATTACAAAGTTGAgacaaaaatttgtaaaagtcTGAGggagtggtaaaaaaaaaacacataaccaAAAAAGTCTGGAGGTGATGGTGGCTCAGTTTTGTTTGGAATACACAATATCTAATCATTCCTGGTTTCCTTTTATAATGAGAACCGAGCTAAACCAATTGTAACCGCAATATAAACCAGTTTTAAACTGATTTGATCTTTAACCAGCCGTAAATCCAATTAAACCGTTGTACCACTCAGAACCAGTCCCGGTTTTTAAAACTTGACTAGGCTATCCGCTATCGTGTGACTCGGTAAAATCAATCAGTGGCGGTAAACAAGCGACACTTGTGTAGTTGTGTGCAAGTAAATTTGacataatgataaaataatgtTACGATTGACTTTTCGACACGAGGGACACTAGAGTCAACAGTAACCGTACAAGAATATACGATCAACGGCTCAACTTTAATAGTAAGAATTAAATTGGGGGTCCAAGCCCAACTACATAATTTAAGAGTATACAACGTATTGAACTGAACCTACACTCCACTCTTGGCATATTTTATGTGATGGTGTCCCTGTCCCCAATTTCACACATCTAGGCTCTTCATCAAtgtaaatattgtattttacgtttttttttgagttttactaCTTTCTTGGAGGATTATAATGACTCTTGTCTCAATAATCATATAATCAGTTTTAGTTACAATCTTTACTCGTTTGTCAACgggacaacaaaaacaaaatcacaaatctAACGTTCTCAATGAAGCCTGAGGTCGAGACCAGCAGCAACCTGCTACCTCTATAGTCTATACATGATCGCATTGCTATACAAGAAGAAGTTAGTTCCCGACGCGCACCCACATACCAAAACGCTCTTGGTTGGCGGTTTTTGTATCCGCCTTTAGGGGGGTTTTATTGATGTTTCTGTTCCTCACTGGTGTTGCTATGCCTTACtctgtcaaaaaaaatacacacatgTCCTTGATTTACGGTCAATCTGATGAAACCTGGACTCTCATTCAGCTGCGAAATAGCCTTCTTGGATGGAGAGTTTTTCAAACGCTTCAAAGTTTGTTTTTAACCCAAGAAATTGGCTCCCGATCTGAGCACAACCTGCATCAGGCCTTCGACACATTCCTTCTCTTGTCCGCAACGGACACAATGCTTCACACACATTTTGTTCAGTCACCGATGAGATAGATTCTGAGACATCTGTTGTGTTGTCCTCAGATGGTTTTTGGGGAAATGAGTGAGAACATTTCTGCGGCCCATCTTCTACTTCAACTGTGCAATCTCCGTTCTTTGTGAATTTAACTTTGCAGCCAAGTGACTGCACAGCTCGTGATATGACGGCACACTCTTTTGTAGCTCTCTTTGCTGATTCTCTAGCTACGCGGCTTATGTCTCTCTCGGTCACTAACTCTTCGCTCAATGACTCCACTGCAGAAGATAACTCATCTACCTtcctttctgcttcttctttctcctgcTCCAATTTTTTCCGACCCgacacaagaaacaatcaagatgAAGCAAGATAATTGACGTTAATAGAATGTACAGTCAAATATAAACTTTAGGAAAGGATTATTTTGTAGTCTATAAAAGGTTAGGAAGGATGGGTCACCTTCTTCATTTCTGAATACTTAACAGCCATGGCTCTACATTGGTCCTCGGTTTCTGTAGCGTTCGGTTCCACAGGGCAGGCCCACCGGAGATGGAACTGGGGCCAGAGAGTCGGGGCTAGAGCTGCTGCAGGAGGTAATAATGGGCCATCATATCTTGAAGGATCATATAAAGGGTTACAATGGACATGAGAAGTTGCACTGGAGGAACGTAAATCAGCCAAGTAGGCCCAAAGACATCCACAGGTTTCAGAAATCCCACACTGCTGCCTCTCTTTTTCACTGACATTTATCCAGAAAGGgtcaatatatatactaaaacgGTCGCACAGTCACTTCCTGCTCGACTATGGAACTTTCAACTATACAAAATTGGTCCAACTTTCTCAGGAACAATAATAACCTTACATATGATGAACTTTTTCTGACTTCACAAACTAAAGCACAGAAAAGAAGTTTTAAATGAGAGGTTACCTATTGCACAAAAAGTTCCCAAAACGACATGAAAGCAAGCAGTCCATGAAATCTACCAGGAAAGTCTGAAACAAAATAGTAAAGGGTAGAGAgtacttttaaaacaaaatttcaacatGACACTGTCAAACATCTATTAATGGTCTATATACATACCGGAGAAAACTCGAACGCAGAAGGATACATCCGCATTAGCTGTGAAACGCAATCAAGCCACTGCAAACACCGTAAACGTGAAGATGAAATAATCTAAGGCTTTACTCAGCTATCTAATTAGATTTTTACATCGTAAAGAATATTATAATTGTAGGCAATAGCTACTCACCTGCAAAAATATAGGAGAATAGTTATTCGGCCCATATGAAGAGCTAGAAGATTGAGCAATTGCTGATCCTGAAAGTTGCTGTACTGGAGAGGAAGGGAAACTTCGAGCAGAAGAAGACTGAATTGGTAATTCAAAATTACCAGATTCAGACACATTAGGCATTCCCACCCGATCCGAAAATGGGTGACCAAATGCTAACCAATCCTTTTCGACAAGAGCCTGATGTGAAGTCAGAATAGTAGAAAAGACTACATAAGACAATGGTACATCAAACAAAATTCTTACGAAGGCTGCTTATGCAGTTAAATCAGCTGGCAAGAACAAAGTATTCTATAATAACCACCCACAATATCAATTATCAAGTTACAATCCTAAACTTGAAGTTGATTAAGGAATTAAGTAGATTCAGTCACAACAAGAACGAAAAGCCCCAGAAAACTTAAACTATAACACGAGGTGTACCTGGAACCCAGAAAATGTTCTGTAGTATGGGTCAAGCAATAAACATGCAAGAGAAGTCAGCTGAGTTGTTCTGTCCCATCCATCACTGCACAGTGACAGCACAAGTCCGGAAATAACATAAAACAGCTGAGAATAGTTAAAACCTGATTTAACGGATGATAAATACAAGTGTCTGCTTGAGACAAATGCATCTTTGTCCTATCACATGTCTATAAATTGGTATCCAAGTAAAGCAGTTCAGTGACGATGCGGCCTCAAGATAGCTTACCTGCAGTGCACGAGAACTGATGCTGACTCCATAGCAACACGTGCAGCAATCCATGCTACACCAGCTAAGATGCTCTGGATGTGACTTAACCAATTACTATCTCCGAGCAAGGATACTGAAGCAGACATACTACTGAGATTACCTCCACCCCACGTCGAGGCACCATGCCTCTACAGATTTCACACAAATAGAGTTATCCACTATTAGcaacagaagaaacagaagTATTGTAAATCATGATGTATCTTCAAAAAGATATATGTGGTAAATTTTACACGTTCTCCATGAACTTGAAAAAGAAACTAAGGTTGCAACCATTAACTTGATAACTAATGTAAATATCACGTCCACATGCTTTAACCTTAATTCAATTGAAGGATACCCGTTTTAGTTTCTGAAACCACCTAGATGTCGTGTGCTAGACAACTTGGAGAGTGTCAGTTGATTTGTTAAGAAACTTTAATTGCTTTCGAACTTCTCCGCCAACTACAAATCCTAATTTCTCTGGAATTCAGTACTTACCAAGAATGATGACGTCCCATCTGACGATGTTGTACCATGCATATCTAAATATTCCCTAAGGCGGGAAAAGCTCTCTCTCATTGTATGTATGTTGTCTATCCCCAGAAAAACAATCTGAAGAGAAACATTTTCAGTAAAAACAAGCAGTTCCAGAAGACAAAATATTGAGCTGCAAACCAGTTTAGACAATGTACAGACTTcagatttaaaataatttgaagaTGATTCTGAGCCTCCTCCCATTGCTCCATTTGCTAATGCATTTTTCTTAGGTCTTGCATCTACGATATAAAGCTTCCTAtggcacaaaaacaaaatgacagttcgtgtaatttttttagtaactAAGTATCATCATTCAACCACATTTCAGATATGAAGTAACAGAGTAATTTTCTATTTCACCCAAATAGACTTTTCTTAATATTCCAGAATATAATCCCACGTCCAATGGGGCAAACAAGAGCGGTTATTTCCACGTATACGTAtgtgatttatgatttttaacaCAAAATCATGTGAGAAATGCAAGCACATAGAGGGGTCATGGTACTAAGCGATGACAAAAAGATTATCAGGAAACCGAAATGTTAATTTTAACCAAATGACGAAAAAATCAGAAGCTCACCTTCGTGCTCCCTTATGGCCAGCTAACTGAGTGCAAAATGAAGCAACAAGTTTCTCATCACAACTACTGTAGAAATGGGtgaaatatatcaaaacatCAGATCCATCACTTCAAGCACTTTGAGATTccaaataagaaactaaattatCATGCACAAGTCTGGtcataaaactgaaaattctACATACCTCCTAATGTTCATCATCAGACCAACTAAAGGTTGTGATGAGCGAGCAATCACAGCTCCACTGCCTgcaattgaaaaatatataaaaaagcaacATGTAAATGTCGAAGCTATACCAACAAAGTTCAAATAGAAGTACCACAGCCGCTGCATTTCTACCTGGATGACACCACGAGATTACAGGTAAGCGACATCTTGCCCGGAAAGTAGACGCCTGGATCAGATCTTCATCACTGACAACAAAAATGCGGTAACTTTTTATTGTGTCAATACTTCTCATAAAGATAgttgaaaccaaaaaataaacagtGGTATGCCAAGTTACTAAAGAGAATCTTCTATGTAGTTCTCAAATACGAGCACAGAACTTCTCAATGTTTGGCGAAACCAAATGAAACATTTTTCATTCCTGAACAAGGAATCAATGTCCTACCTAATGGATTTTGGAACCATCAAAGCAAACGGATAACTCTGACACAAGTCATAATTCGAGTTCAAGTTAGTTATCCGCCAAAGTTCATTGGACACAGTGAATGAACCGTCTTCAATCATATTCATTGACGCTTGTTGAGAACTTTTTCCGAGAAGCCGAAAATATTCATTAAGCAATCTTTCCTTTGGGTTTGCGTTACCGAATTTGGAAGGTCCACATGTAAAAGCATAAAGATCCCATACTCTCTCTGGTTTGTTAGACCTCAATAGTGCATCAACCACAGCACGTCTCTACAAAATTATGCCAATAGAATCATATAGGTTTCAAGGAGAAATGCAAAATGTAGCATGAGTTGAAgttttttcaaaagtttcacCTGTTTGGTTCCAGGTCGAAAACCATAGACAACTATCCTCATATCTTTTCCTGCAAAATGTacatgaatcatatgatatagtTTCAAACTAATATACAAAAAGTATTAGATAAAGCGGTAAATAAAAACCCTTCCATCAACATCATTGCAGGGGTGATGTCTGCTGCCAAGATAATTACTTTCAGGTAGTAAACAAaggtaataaaagaaaaggagcTAAACATTAAACTGAATTTTGATCTCTGGCGCAAGAACTTGAAAACATAAATTACTCAGAATCAGCTTGAGCAAATGGAAACACAGAAACATACCAGTGACCTGTAAAAGTCGATTTGGTGCATTCTCATCGTTGTGATATTTGTTTGATTGAACTTTCAGCGCCTACATATAATACCCATGACACAGAAATTATATACAAGTACAAGTATTAAAACCCAGAGCCTAACTGCACCAAAATTAATCACAGAGCGTCGATATAATAACTGACCAGTTTGTTAAACTTCTCGATAGCTAAAAATGGGATTGTACCAAGTGGAACAAGCTTTCTGGTTCCTTCACTCTtcacaaagagaaaaaaggaataGTCCCTTAAGTTTATAGCATTGTCAAGAAAAAATGAGTAGGAATGCAGAAACCAACAGCGAAATTCACGTGTGATGCACCACGTAAAGATTACaataagttgacaaaaaaagaagaaacataggAAAGACAAGTCATACCAAAAACATAATACGAAAATTTGACAACAAGAGGGTCCCTGCCTCATTGGTGTTAATGAGAATAACTCCACAAGCCTGAAATCAAAGCCAACTTCAATTAAAGACCAAAACACAATACAGTTATGATGGACAAAATTCCAACAAATAGGAGTTTAATTTCTTGCTAATTTTCAAGAAAACTGAATAAAGCATCCCTATCAATTCTCAAATCCAAAGCATAAAGTTTTAGAAAACAGTGAGGGGCACCCAAACAGAGTTTTCAATTCGAAACATCCAATTTTGACCAAATCTAATGACATACCTCGAAGTGAATCCTCTCAGATTCCAGTAAGCAATCCAAGTTCGAATACGAGCTAGACAAAGAAGCTGACTGAACCAtcccaatcaaaaaaaaaaacatcaagcaTCAATCGATAATCCCCAAATTATGAGCTTTTCAATAAAGAGAtggacaacaacaataacaatgtTCTCGTgttgcttgcttaattaattaggtCAAGGAAAACGCGAGCGAGAAGCAAGAATTGAATTGAGAAGTTAAGAGCGCAATACATCGAGTTTACTCCATTCGAGCACATCCCAGCTTCCGCTACCTTCCATCTTCTCCGATGAACATCGCAGCGATCGTGATCGCCCAGGTAGAGGTCTCAGCGCCGTCATCtgaaaggagagaaagagagagagacggtgACTCGGTTTGGGCTTCACCTGCCGCTCAACGGTGGCAAACTCGACGGATTTAGCACGCTGCCTTTTCGCCACAGAGACAATGAGACATCCAAAAACGACGCAGTTTTCGCACGGCCAGATTTTACGTTTCAgacccttttttttatttccctttgctttaataatcttttttgcTTACctatttaagatttttgttagtttctatatagattttttccttttaaagtcaaattaaatactactactattaGAATGAgagtttttttgataaagtcCATTTAATGAAAGACTTGAATGtggtaattaaataaatatttcttattgACCtcagttaattatttaaaaatgtttagactttctttttttaatctaaaatgtaaaatatctaacgaaattaattaaataaaatttatcattaGAATATCCCAAAATGAATGTTAAGTCATATGGTAATCAACTTAGTAATTGTATGATGATCCCTTCTATATAATATTAGTCTGTATAGTAGTTGTTTATTATCAATCAAATAAGAAGACTATCATCATACCAATAtttgttatacaaaaaaaaaatgccacagctttttcttttttttttaaacattatcATCATACCATAAAATTATcattcctaccaaaaaaatatatcataaaattagCATCATACTGATAA contains:
- the LOC104734466 gene encoding phosphatidylinositol-3-phosphatase myotubularin-2 is translated as MTALRPLPGRSRSLRCSSEKMEGSGSWDVLEWSKLDSASLSSSYSNLDCLLESERIHFEACGVILINTNEAGTLLLSNFRIMFLSEGTRKLVPLGTIPFLAIEKFNKLALKVQSNKYHNDENAPNRLLQVTGKDMRIVVYGFRPGTKQRRAVVDALLRSNKPERVWDLYAFTCGPSKFGNANPKERLLNEYFRLLGKSSQQASMNMIEDGSFTVSNELWRITNLNSNYDLCQSYPFALMVPKSISDEDLIQASTFRARCRLPVISWCHPGSGAVIARSSQPLVGLMMNIRSSCDEKLVASFCTQLAGHKGARRKLYIVDARPKKNALANGAMGGGSESSSNYFKSEIVFLGIDNIHTMRESFSRLREYLDMHGTTSSDGTSSFLRHGASTWGGGNLSSMSASVSLLGDSNWLSHIQSILAGVAWIAARVAMESASVLVHCSDGWDRTTQLTSLACLLLDPYYRTFSGFQALVEKDWLAFGHPFSDRVGMPNVSESGNFELPIQSSSARSFPSSPVQQLSGSAIAQSSSSSYGPNNYSPIFLQWLDCVSQLMRMYPSAFEFSPTFLVDFMDCLLSCRFGNFLCNSEKERQQCGISETCGCLWAYLADLRSSSATSHVHCNPLYDPSRYDGPLLPPAAALAPTLWPQFHLRWACPVEPNATETEDQCRAMAVKYSEMKKEKEEAERKVDELSSAVESLSEELVTERDISRVARESAKRATKECAVISRAVQSLGCKVKFTKNGDCTVEVEDGPQKCSHSFPQKPSEDNTTDVSESISSVTEQNVCEALCPLRTREGMCRRPDAGCAQIGSQFLGLKTNFEAFEKLSIQEGYFAAE